AAGGTTCGCAGTAGAATACATATGTTTACTCATCCTTGTAACTGGTATCACACTTCGTTCAAGTCAACTTTACCACTAATATCATTATTTAGATCAAGACCACTCTAATGAAAGTTTACGCAACTATTTTAATAGTAcaatacagaaaatattatgattattttccttctagaaaaatatgtttgtcaGCTACTGACATTTGCGTTTTGTTTTTGACAGAGTTTTGTGAAATGCGAGTTTCGGaattcattcatttcgttctgtctcattcaataaaattattagcaGTGTTGCCAGTTGGAATTAAACAGGAAGGTACTATTTCACCACTTATTGGCAATGTTGCTAAATTCCTAAGCATTTTATCTGGGAAAATCGTATATTGAGACTATATTTCTTGTAgcgtaaataaattaaaaacaaaattaatttgtgcgtagaattttatttgtcgttaaaaaatctaaattatgtAGGAGGAAACTGATAAGATGGTATTTTAAAAACAGGGTACAGAGACGATAAGTTGCGTGTCCAAAGACTGTAACGTTTCACGTCGTGTTGTCCGTCAGGAACTCGTATCACAGTAGCGTCAGATATGGTTTTCCTTGGCTTTGTTGCAGAATTTCTAAagatatatataaaaattataaataataggtattaattTATCATATTCAGTCTTACCCACAATACCcaactattaaaaacattataaactcACGTCCTCGCTGGATCTTTATAGAGAGGCGGGTTGAGAGGCACCACTAGGCTTTGCTTCATCAAAGGGCATGGAAAGTGCACGTTACCCAACGATAATACTCCTTCATCATCCTCCTTTCTAAAATGCACCTCATCGCTACCCTTATTCTAAGTAAACAATGTAGGTACGTTTTAACATTTGTTACACATCACAAATAAATGCACATAAGACCCAGAGCCTTGTCAACTAAACACACATTTAACACATTATTACAAATTCTATGCAAAGCTTAAGCACCtcaaaattttattagtaatttgaCAGTTTTAATGTAGCTCACCTCTTTCCTCTCCCGTCTTTTAAGTTTCATGGCATGCGTGAGAAGGTTTTCACACCACTTCCAAATATTCTCGTCGGCTGCACCGCGTTTCTCCAAGCGTTCATTCAGTTCTGCCATGTTGCGTATAGGTTTCTGAACCTATTCACAAAAAATAGATAAGTAAGTAAGCTTTTTATATAAACCACAACCAAATATAGGTCTCGGGGGCTGATTCGTAGAACGCTGGATAATTTAATCTGAgacaataaatataacttttcgGCAAAAATGTGAAGAGTCTGTCAAAAGAAGATTTAGTTAACTATAAGCAATAAGTTCAATGACTTACAATCAAAGGCCTGTTTAGTTTTTCACTGAAGAACCTCAAGGAGTATGCTCCCCCGGACTTCTCGCTTGCTCTGACGCTAGGCGCGGCCCCGGCCGCCTTGGCTGGAGCGCCCAACTGTCCCAAACTGACGATACCTTGGTCACTCGTGGGTAACAAAGGAAGCTCGTTGTGTGTTACAAACTCGTCCAAACTCTCATCATGTTTTAACATAATATCCTGTAAAGTGTATAAAtctgttaatttaaataacaacgCACACTTCCAACATAGTATTAAATGTTTACCGCGGCTACAGCAGGAAAAAACGCTATAAAGCTACCTAAACTGCTGCATAGattttagtaaataacaataaaaaaggtAGCATTACGTTCAATCTATCGAAATCCGCACTTATCTTGAGCCTGGCTGCCAATTCAGCACGATACTCATCGACGAGGTATGACCAGTACTTATTCACACGAGCATAATCTCCAAGTTGGGCTCGAGGCATATATGATAAGATCTTCTTACCCACAGAGGACGGCAATAGTTGTAGCTAGAAAAGATGATATTTAAGGGTATCACAATTCTATCTTCTTTAATGTCGCGACAACGCAACGTTAACGTTAACATCTTGCTTTATAATCTATTTGATTTTAGCTACCTGTTGCGTAAACGCGACGTTAACGTTGCGGTGCCGCGGCACTGACGCTGCGCAGACTTGGTGGAACGCAAGCACTAGTAAACGCCAGTGGGAAAGCGGCCATaagatacaatttattaatagaattaGTAAAAGGTTGGTCGTAACTGCTATTACGCTAGGTGCTATTTCTAAGTTTAAATTATAGCTATAGTTAGAAGATGTAGACTTGGATACTTACAAAATCAACAGTCTCCAAGACATCAGGTTTAGGTCGATTTACTTTCCAGGCCTTAGTTTTGGTGCCATCGTTAAACGTCATCTCAAATTCTTCCAGCTTGAAACTATCGCGCAATGATTTGATGGTCGAGTTCCATATCGCTAGGTTTGCATCCAACTGAGAAACCAATCAACACAAATTCAGGAACTTTCAATTGAAACCATGGTTAAAGGAGTACAGAAAAGCAGCATTTCAAAAGTACTTAGATCTCTCTTTACCATGCTACTCAtactatttcaaaaaatatatagctgAATTTAAATCCCGATAATCTTTCGATTTGGtgaattcaaatataaaacccACAAAAATGTTAgagtttattattacaattatctACAAAAAGTTTTTGATTCTTTCACCTCTTTTTGCGCC
Above is a genomic segment from Anticarsia gemmatalis isolate Benzon Research Colony breed Stoneville strain chromosome 8, ilAntGemm2 primary, whole genome shotgun sequence containing:
- the LOC142974954 gene encoding uncharacterized protein LOC142974954, whose product is MISFADLTKQVHLINDLILSDMICDADDTAEEAVSFSKHLLATKYWFARISYTNKKRYLLALLQDVRSIWALSLLLKSMWNCRPKDSVMSVSEAGGCLSSYDQVPMDHNRTALPVATLAQVMKNDRIWFLSLGPESQALVLSELLTVAGGPVMWEVLSRARTLYDRYHDHMLLNLQECTIIPDSLGKPPDKAVKKEQSMQHTASDHPDPNAPRTPAQKELDANLAIWNSTIKSLRDSFKLEEFEMTFNDGTKTKAWKVNRPKPDVLETVDFLQLLPSSVGKKILSYMPRAQLGDYARVNKYWSYLVDEYRAELAARLKISADFDRLNDIMLKHDESLDEFVTHNELPLLPTSDQGIVSLGQLGAPAKAAGAAPSVRASEKSGGAYSLRFFSEKLNRPLIVQKPIRNMAELNERLEKRGAADENIWKWCENLLTHAMKLKRRERKENKGSDEVHFRKEDDEGVLSLGNVHFPCPLMKQSLVVPLNPPLYKDPARTNSATKPRKTISDATVIRVPDGQHDVKRYSLWTRNLSSLYPVFKIPSYQFPPT